gagactaaactcacagcacgatctgcattgcagacctgctctgggtataatgtccacagaaaagatcgcgagagcggaaatggaggcggcctcgcgtttataatacaccactctgtgcaatatcacatatttgatcctggcatcgaccgcagggacaacgtcttagaacgtcaaggcctatctgtccggtcaggcgatgcaaacctagaaatcatcaacatctacatcccccctgccacctgttgccccggtggatatcgccctaatatcagagccttactcactggaaacaatcgcattattttaggcgacttcaatgcccatcatgatctatggcactcaaatttgcgggcggacagtaggggcgagatgttggcggatcaaatagaggaaacgacgttctgcacaataaacggagacgcccccacacgtatggtaggaagctgtcacagttcgccagatatatcaatcgtgagcgcagaactcgtaaactgcgtcaactggcagccgatggtatcattggcatccgaccacctgcctatacttgtttcgctcgagcgtaccgccgacttcatcgtcaccgaaaaacgcactttcataaactttaaaaaaggaaagtgggaagaatataaatcctttacagacaacctctttgctgccctccctatcccgactgatgcccgccaaggggagcgtgccttccgcaaggtcattgaatccgcctcggcacgtttcattcccgccgggagaattcccgaaatccggccccacttcccggcggaggccgcaaacttagcgagagaacgtgaccttataaggcagcttgatccaggcgacccccaaataagggacataaaccaacgcatcagattgcttgtggatgaacacaagcgggcgaaatgggaggagcacctaagaggttgtaacctctctaccggtgtgggtaaactttggtccaccgtaaagtccctatcgaatccgactaagcacaaagacaaagtttccatcgcctttggcgacaaagtgctgtcggatgcgaaaaaatgcgcgagcgctttctgccgacaatatattatgcattctacggtcgacaaagttagacggagggccaacagacacgcacataaacacaaattcagcgcgtcaccaatcaccatcaccgctaaagaggttgaggacgccattggtcgcgctaaaccatccaaagcagtgggcccagacggcatagccatgccgatgcttaaaagcctagggaaagagggtttcaaatatttagcgcaggtcttcaacctgtctctttccacctttgtcatacccgagaaatggagaatggccaaggtggtcccgctactaaagcctggtaaaccagctaacataggagagtcgtatcgtccgatatctctcctatcgccagtagcaaagacgctcgaagccattttgctcccttatttccaagcaaatttgcaactagcctcccatcagcatggcttcagaaaactccatagcaccacctccgcgctaaatgccattggcacccagataaattgcggtttaaatcaaaacccccaccatagaacagtactcgtagcgctagacctatcaaaagcttttgatacggtcaaccatggctcgttactacaagacctggaagggtctacccttcccccatgtcttaaaaggtggaccgcaaattatctgggtggtcggcaggcatcggtgctatttagaaacgaaacatcaaagccaaggagaattaaacaaggggtgccacagggtggtgtcctatccccacttttgtttaattactacatatctaagctaccttcaccaccggaaggagtcacaatcgtttcctacgccgatgactgcacagtaatggccacaggcccaggcccacagatcgatgagctatgcaacaaaataaacggctacctcccggatctctccagttttttcgcctcgcgaaacctggcattatcaccgactaaatcttccgcgaccttatttacaacatggacgtcccaaatgtcgaccattttgaacatccacgtcgacgtCTACgacgatggctctacgctaccgactgtcctacaccccaaaatcttgggtgtgacgtttgatcaggatctacattttggtgagcacgcagccgcaattgttccgagaattcagagccgtaacaaaatcctcaaatcccttgctggcagtacctggggaaaagataaagaaacgctcatgactacatacaaagcaattagccagccgattacgtgctacgcgtcacccatatggtcgccaagcctaaaaattacccactggaagaagctacaggcctgccaaaatactgctctcagaattgccacgggctgtcttcttatgtccccagaacaccatctacataatgaggcgagaatactccccatcagggaaagaaacgagatgctgaccaaacagttcctgttgaatacccagaaacctgggcatcccaacagacatctgattgacgagccagcaccgcctaggggcttaaggagtcatctccgtaagcattttgaggaaatacggcatctgagaacacagccgtatgaagcgaaaaaacacaagcaggtccttggtgaactccacaaacaggcgtcggacctttatgccgggaattgcccggtgaacccagtactcaaattaaagtatccaaaactagcggaagaggaacgcatactccccagggaaacgcgtgtcactctggctcaacttcgttctggatactgtaataggttaaactcttacctatccagaatcaaccccgacatacaaaatgtatgccccgcttgcaatgtgtccccacatgacaccagccatctctttaattgtaatgtggaaccaacgcctctaacacccctttccctatggtccacccccgttgaaacagcaagtttccttggactcccgttagaggatattgatgacagtttgtgatcggtcgcgtctgttaggtggggcgaagcactgctacaacaacaacaacaacaacaatgctctTATATGaaacgaatttggtttcacttgggtgaaagtgactcttcgcgtcgctttgcgtatacataataacgccgtaaGTAATAACCAAagtgataaattttttttcacttcactatAACGCTCAACCGGAATCGACCGacagattgcgcattgcgcatgtaaacaaaagatcaggtgttttttatgggcaattcatgcgtaattttcctttagctcttgttttttctctctttcattcGCACAAGGAGTCAGTTGTGACgtatatgcgcagaacgaagcaattttgaactcgtgaatgcgcaatctggtttTTTGATTTATGGTGGTGGTGGTTTGTAATGTTTTCATCGAAATCGATAtacaaatttatcgatttatagTAAACAAACAACAGCTGTTTATATCAAACTAATTTGGTAGAATAATTAAAATTAGCTCAAATTACCCGGTCAGATTATGAAcaaaagcaataaaatttaagttaatggGACGTTCGTTTCATTTATTTATCACTACTatgtcgaaaaataaaaaatctacAAATATACCCAAAGCAGACCAACGCAAGAAAGAAGATGAAGGTCCAGTCAATATCGATAAAAGTGGAAATATATGCATACGGATACTGGCAAAACCTGGAGCCAAGATGAATGGAATTACAGACATTGGAATTGAAGGTGTTGGTGTGCAAATAGCAGCGCCACCTACGGAAGGAGAAGCGAATGCAGAATTAGTAAAATACTTGTCCAAAGTTTTGGGGTTGAGAAAAAGTGATGTCACATTGGATAAGGGATCACGCTCACGTAATAAACTGATTGTGGTTAATAAGGGAGTGACAACATTAGAGAACATAACTACAGCGTTACAGAAAGAGTGTGGAACGTAGAAGGCTTGTTAAGGTTTAATATGACTTAGtatcttaatataaatttatagatatttacgtacatatgtaagtgCTACATATAAAAATGACtgattcttatttatgtatgtaggtatgtagttCATAACTGCACAGTGGACAGTTGTAAAGCGCAGATGCATTATTAATACAATTAAACGGACTTCATTTATACGCACATATTAAAACTGCTGTTAGTCGTTTGGAAGGAAGTTGCCAAAGTTGTATCTAATGAAGCGAAATCCCCAAAAATGTTATTTAATTCTATTTTAAAAAACGTTAAACAATCTTAGTCCCACTATTCATATATATTTAATTATCTTCAAAATGTGCAATAGATAAACACAATCTTCACTGACAACAATCACTATCATAAGCGTCATCTTTAATCCAACCAAAAATGAAATAACCCAATGTTAGACCCAATATAATGGCTAAGCATAACCAATAATTAAAAGTCATAAATGTTAACATTAACAACATTGACATTGTCACTTGGCATAAATACAAAACAGTTTGTATTAGATGCGGTCTGGCAAttacttgttttaaaatttgtttacgtCTAAGTCCGGCAATTGTGCTGCATACTGGATCGGTTTGTTGTTTAGCTTTAGCGGCTTGCTCTAATTCTCTTCGTAGAAGAACTTGACGCACAAATTTTAAACCTTCATATAAAAATGCTATAAAGAATACGGCAACTGCCGATAATGTGAATTCTAAAATACTTTGAGCGTACCAACTCTTCCATAGGATTTTCTCACAATGTCCAGCATGAAACTGTAAATGATTCAGAACAAA
The Eurosta solidaginis isolate ZX-2024a chromosome 5, ASM4086904v1, whole genome shotgun sequence DNA segment above includes these coding regions:
- the LOC137251616 gene encoding UPF0235 protein C15orf40 homolog; translation: MGRSFHLFITTMSKNKKSTNIPKADQRKKEDEGPVNIDKSGNICIRILAKPGAKMNGITDIGIEGVGVQIAAPPTEGEANAELVKYLSKVLGLRKSDVTLDKGSRSRNKLIVVNKGVTTLENITTALQKECGT
- the LOC137251617 gene encoding high affinity copper uptake protein 1-like is translated as MGSEHHNHHDRKSNDECTHSMLFHAGHCEKILWKSWYAQSILEFTLSAVAVFFIAFLYEGLKFVRQVLLRRELEQAAKAKQQTDPVCSTIAGLRRKQILKQVIARPHLIQTVLYLCQVTMSMLLMLTFMTFNYWLCLAIILGLTLGYFIFGWIKDDAYDSDCCQ